From Penicillium psychrofluorescens genome assembly, chromosome: 6, one genomic window encodes:
- a CDS encoding uncharacterized protein (ID:PFLUO_009500-T1.cds;~source:funannotate) — protein sequence MGGVPSVPADPSRKVQAISAGFSRTGTLSMSLALEKLLDGPVCHGGSQMFGREDEYVKKWIDVYRCRHDKPRLMKKLADVTRGFVAITDAPGNQFILELQELYPDANVIDVHRDIAKWSVSHDSIVQHTSSWWVRYFLAPMPGWRWIPTLFDYMDERSFELMDGREVESPGEYISEENTVRGS from the exons ATGGGTGGAGTCCCATCGGTCCCGGCGGACCCTAGTCGAAAGGTCCAGGCCATCAGCGCCGGCTTTTCGAGAACAGGCACTCTGTCCATGTCCCTCGCGCTCGAGAAGCTTCTTGACGGACCAGTTTGTCACGGCGGATCCCAGATGTTTGGTCGTGAAGACG AATACGTGAAGAAATGGATCGATGTGTACCGGTGCCGGCATGACAAGCCGCGGTTGATGAAAAAGCTGGCCGACGTGACGCGAGGCTTTGTGGCGATCACCGATGCCCCAGGAAATCAGTTTATTCTCGAGTTGCAAGAGCTGTACCCAGACGCCAACGTGATCGATGTGCACCGTGACATAGCCAAGTGGTCGGTGAGCCACGATAGCATCGTCCAGCACACCAGTTCCTGGTGGGTGCGCTATTTCCTTGCGCCGATgccgggctggcgctggatcCCGACCCTTTTTGATTATATGGATGAGAG GTCGTTTGAGCTCATGGACGGCCGAGAAGTGGAGTCTCCTGGTGAATATATCTCTGAAGAAAATACTGTTCGTGGCAGCTAG
- a CDS encoding uncharacterized protein (ID:PFLUO_009507-T1.cds;~source:funannotate), which translates to MATINIRRDITDPFYRYKMERLQSKIEGKGNGIKTVIVNLNSVAQSLSRPASYVIKYFGFELGAQANAKPTDDRWIINGAHDAPKLQDYLDGFISKYVLCKKCKNPETDVIIKDDKITLDCKACGQRTDVDPRLKLSTFIVRNNPKGGKKDKKDKKARRERNKEKSANGDQDGSPGDSNHSENGDENGDMAPDADSDDELTRRIKAEAKAIEADKEIEDDKWAVDFSEEAVKARARDLPSDLKRALVLEDGDDEEGEGSSPYEQLGSWIISTAEENGGVNKVSDVDIYKKAKELGIETKHKTVAVLAQSVFDEKIAKQIENRALLLKKMITSERHEKAFLGGTERFVGQDHPALLSQVPAILLGYYQNDIVSEETLKSWGAKASKKYVDSSTSKKVRKAAQPFLEWLENAESEDDSEEDDE; encoded by the coding sequence atggccaccatcAACATTCGTCGGGATATCACCGATCCCTTCTACCGCTACAAAATGGAGCGGCTGCAGTCCAAGATTGAGGGCAAGGGCAATGGTATCAAGACCGTCATTGTCAACCTGAACTCGGTTGCCCAATCCCTCAGCCGACCCGCTTCGTACGTGATCAAGTACTTCGGGTTTGAACTCGGCGCTCAGGCCAATGCCAAGCCGACCGATGACCGTTGGATCATCAACGGTGCTCACGACGCCCCCAAGCTTCAAGATTACCTGGATGGATTCATCTCCAAGTACGTACTGTGCAAGAAGTGCAAGAACCCCGAGACCGatgtcatcatcaaggaCGACAAGATCACGCTTGATTGCAAGGCCTGTGGTCAGCGCACCGATGTGGATCCGCGTCTGAAGCTGAGCACCTTCATCGTTCGGAACAACCCcaagggagggaagaaagacaagaaagacaagaaggcCCGTCGGGAGCGCAACAAGGAGAAATCCGCCAACGGAGACCAGGATGGCAGCCCGGGCGATAGTAACCACTCCGAGAATGGCGACGAGAACGGTGACATGGCCCCGGATGCCGACAGTGACGATGAGCTCACTCGCCGcatcaaggccgaggccaaggccatcgaagCGGATAAGGAGATTGAGGACGATAAGTGGGCCGTCGACTTCTCCGAggaggccgtcaaggccCGCGCCAGGGACCTCCCATCGGACCTCAAGCGCGCCCTCGTGCTGGAGGACGGTGACGAcgaagagggagaaggcagCTCGCCCTACGAACAGCTGGGAAGCTGGATCATCAGtaccgccgaggagaatgGCGGTGTCAACAAGGTCAGCGACGTGGACATCtacaagaaggccaaggagctgggcatcgAGACCAAGCATAAGACTGTCGCGGTTCTGGCCCAGAGCGTGTTCGACGAGAAGATTGCCAAGCAGATCGAGAATCGTGCTCtcttgctgaagaagatgatcacTTCTGAGCGCCACGAGAAGGCCTTCCTCGGCGGTACCGAGCGCTTTGTCGGCCAGGACCACCCGGCCCTCCTCAGCCAGGTGCCCGCTATTCTGCTCGGCTACTACCAGAACGACATTGTGTCCGAGGAGACCCTTAAGTCATGGGGCGCCAAGGCCAGCAAAAAGTATGTCGACAGCTCTACCAGCAAGAAGGTCCGCAAGGCCGCCCAGCCTTTCCTGGAATGGCTGGAGAATgccgagagcgaggatgatagtgaggaagatgacgagtAG
- a CDS encoding uncharacterized protein (ID:PFLUO_009504-T1.cds;~source:funannotate) produces MLRAASALQIPVFATTQSRTKLGNTVSELQRHLSGPHIRADADKTLFSMITPEIDALLPAKNSPKLDAIIVGIETHICVTQTTLDLLERGHRVYILVDAVSSINPEERGIALARLRDAGAIVTSSESVLFEILGDAQNEQFRTVSGLVKESKEDTKSALGVFSKI; encoded by the coding sequence ATGCTGCGCGCCGCATCTGCCCTTCAGATCCCCGTGTTTGCAACAACTCAAAGCCGCACGAAGCTCGGTAACACGGTCTCCGAGCTCCAGCGCCATCTCAGCGGGCCGCACATCCGCGCGGACGCAGACAAAACACTCTTCTCAATGATCACTCCCGAAATCGACGCTCTGCTCCCGGCTAAGAACAGTCCCAAGCTGGACGCTATCATCGTCGGCATCGAGACGCACATCTGCGTCACGCAGACGActctcgatctgctggaacGCGGGCACAGGGTCTATATCCTGGTGGATGCGGTTAGCAGCATCAATCCCGAGGAAAGAGGCATCGCTCTCGCTCGACTGAGGGATGCGGGCGCGATTGTGACCAGTAGTGAGAGTGTGCTGTTTGAGATTTTGGGGGATGCGCAGAATGAGCAATTCCGGACTGTGAGTGGGTTGGTgaaggagagcaaggaggaCACCAAGTCTGCGCTGGGTGTTTTTTCGAAGATCTGA
- a CDS encoding uncharacterized protein (ID:PFLUO_009502-T1.cds;~source:funannotate) has translation MAPLKITVSGSSTISRSPERCLLRVSVRSEGPHQELVSKEVGLASNQVHQIFKELSPKTEEGLATAQAPVTKFSNTLLSTRSTVPLDHDNKPLPRVYHAHSSFQAIFRNFVTLGEVVSQLATYPKIEIDKIDWHLTDETKKALGSESRNLAMYDAIQKANDYAEVVGQKVVAVHITDEGQVSHGRTLQSARTFVPTAGMGYSVSPEGGPVIDLTPQDIEFRGSVEVTFEAVSEN, from the coding sequence ATGGCTCCCCTCAAGATTACAGTGTCGGGCAGTTCGACTATCAGCCGCTCCCCAGAACGATGTTTACTCAGAGTGTCTGTGAGATCGGAGGGACCGCATCAGGAGCTTGTGTCAAAGGAGGTCGGATTGGCGTCCAACCAGGTCCACCAGATTTTCAAAGAGCTGTCGCCCAAAACCGAGGAAGGTCTCGCAACTGCGCAAGCCCCGGTGACCAAATTCTCCAACACGCTGCTCAGCACCCGGTCCACAGTGCCCCTCGATCATGATAATAAACCACTGCCCCGGGTCTACCACGCTCATTCCTCATTCCAAGCCATTTTCCGCAACTTTGTCACGCTTGGCGAAGTGGTTAGCCAGCTAGCTACATATCCCAAGATAGAAATCGACAAGATTGACTGGCACCTGACCGATGAAACCAAGAAGGCGCTAGGCTCCGAGTCACGCAATCTGGCGATGTATGATGCTATCCAGAAGGCAAATGATTACGCCGAAGTCGTCGGCCAGAAGGTGGTTGCGGTGCATATCACAGATGAGGGTCAGGTATCGCACGGCAGAACCCTGCAGTCGGCCAGAACGTTCGTTCCCACTGCCGGAATGGGATATTCTGTTTCTCCCGAAGGAGGCCCGGTCATTGACCTGACACCACAGGATATCGAATTCAGGGGTTCTGTGGAGGTAACGTTCGAGGCAGTATCGGAAAACTGA
- a CDS encoding uncharacterized protein (ID:PFLUO_009505-T1.cds;~source:funannotate) — MNTIDVSDDPQFVRDMAKQRSLFQTVQSQKGKRPRGKKPRAELILDFMFHLAISNNRPGFNLRTSFAPLAYPPCTAPMSSLKQIMIEDLLIETHHRGSYIILRTVTPPHRMTAIMAIVEDERDDVVRFQMYHQHETEKALEEGTVMILKEPYLKVSATDGGYAVRVDHLSDVIYLPKHDERIPNCWQPRLVEIIVSASEWKEAGNSYFYKANFCEALDCYSEALKCSPKAQEEQALRLNRALCFLKTSQFDSALAELKPLVAAALPTEKALLRYAQALYCLQKYRECCESLKVLRKEYPENETAKEMFTRAIERVAEQEKGRYRFKLMQAEASKLRPPHLDHATYVGPVVVKPCAQGGRGLFTTQAVKAGDLLLCEKALAHAFIDEQAAHGGADITVLISAETNTMTMGGQTNLITMVIQKLYRNPSLAPVINDLYHGSYETVNISHVDGMPVVDTFLVERAVTYNCFGCCLSSREYHMRFELIVDDLNPDKAFHSCGLWPLASSMNHSCNSNADHTYIGDMMIVRASKNIPPNTEITLMYQTVSPDGNRELQKRLRHWGFQCDCATCKDFQSTKKSILAKRKRLRDELYRCFKTTNGMHRKRIDTLKIEALITAMAETYACPPTEVPRLFMWAPLLCLAQKYADTYQPAKAIAAALKTFECLGYVIEGGKLPHKPGTPLVVKQWGYMANSLVQCWGILWGAYTVLAPELLAQVDQNARLTYKICVGEDETYEQTYGKRAI; from the exons ATGAACACCATCGACGTCTCAGACGACCCGCAGTTCGTGAGAGATATGGCCAAGCAGAGGTCGCTCTTTCAGACTGTCCAGTCCCAGAAGGGTAAAAGACCTCGAGGAAAAAAGCCCCGAGCAGAACTAATCCTGGACTTCATGTTCCATCTCGCGATCAGCAACAACCGGCCCGGCTTTAATCTGCGAACATCCTTTGCCCCTCTTGCTTACCCTCCATGCACCGCTCCCATGAGCAGCTTGAAGCAGATCATGATCGAGGATCTTCTTATCGAAACGCATCACCGCGGCAGCTACATCATCCTCAGAACAGTCACCCCACCGCATCGAATGACTGCCATCATGGCTATTGTGGAAGACGAGCGAGATGATGTCGTTAGATTCCAGATGTACCACCAGCACGAAACTGAAAAGGCTCTTGAGGAAGGGACTGTCATGATTCTGAAAGAACCTTACTTGAAAGTTTCAGCGACTGATGGGGGCTATGCAGTTCGTGTGGATCACCTCTCGGACGTAATCTATCTCCCCAAGCACGACGAGCGGATCCCCAATTGCTGGCAGCCGAGACTTGTGGAGATCATCGTCTCTGCAAGCGAGTGGAAGGAGGCAGGGAATAGTTATTTCTACAAAGCCAACTTTTGCGAGGCCCTCGATTG CTACTCCGAAGCCCTCAAATGCTCCCCCAAGgcacaagaagaacaggcTCTCCGGCTCAATCGCGCTCTTTGCTTCCTCAAAACCAGCCAGTTTGATTCTGCACTTGCTGAGCTCAAACCCCTGGTAGCAGCTGCACTGCCTACCGAAAAGGCTTTACTCCGCTATGCCCAAGCTCTCTACTGTCTCCAGAAATACCGCGAGTGTTGCGAGTCCCTCAAGGTTCTTCGAAAGGAATACCCAGAGAACGAAACTGCAAAGGAAATGTTCACTCGCGCTATCGAGCGAGTCGCAGAGCAGGAAAAGGGCCGGTACCGCTTCAAGCTCATGCAAGCGGAAGCGAGCAAGCTTCGTCCACCACACCTTGACCATGCTACATACGTTGGCCCGGTTGTTGTCAAGCCCTGTGCCCAGGGAGGTCGTGGTCTCTTTACCACCCAGGCAGTAAAAGCTggagatcttcttctctgcgAAAAAGCACTCGCGCATGCTTTTATTGACGAGCAGGCTGCGCACGGCGGCGCGGATATCACCGTGCTTATCAGTGCTGAAACAAATACTATGACCATGGGAGGACAGACGAATCTCATTACCATGGTTATCCAGAAGCTTTACCGGAATCCATCGCTAGCACCGGTGATCAATGATCTCTACCATGGATCCTACGAGACTGTCAACATTTCTCACGTTGATGGCATGCCGGTGGTTGACAC ATTTCTGGTTGAACGTGCCGTGACCTACAACTGCTTCGGCTGCTGCCTCTCCTCCCGCGAATACCACATGCGATTCGAGCTGATCGTCGACGATCTCAACCCGGACAAGGCCTTCCACTCCTGCGGTCTCTGGCCATTGGCATCATCCATGAACCATTCATGCAACAGCAACGCCGATCACACCTACATCGGAGACATGATGATCGTCCGggccagcaagaacatccCACCCAACACCGAGATCACGCTCATGTACCAGACCGTCAGCCCAGACGGCAACCGCGAACTCCAGAAGCGACTCCGCCACTGGGGTTTCCAGTGCGACTGCGCCACCTGCAAAGACTTCCAGTCCACTAAGAAGAGCATCCTcgccaagcgcaagagaCTGCGGGATGAGCTGTACAGGTGCTTCAAAACCACCAACGGTATGCATCGCAAGCGAATCGACACGCTCAAGATCGAGGCCCTCATCACTGCTATGGCGGAGACGTACGCCTGCCCGCCTACTGAAGTCCCGCGCTTGTTCATGTGGGCTCCTCTGTTGTGTCTGGCGCAGAAGTATGCCGACACTTACCAGCCGGCGAAGGCCATCGCGGCGGCGCTGAAGACTTTCGAGTGCCTGGGCTATGTCATTGAGGGGGGGAAGTTGCCTCACAAGCCTGGCACGCCATTGGTTGTTAAGCAATGGGGATACATGGCTAATTCTCTTGTTCAGTGCTGGGGTATTCTTTGGGGCGCTTACACTGTGCTTGCGCCTGAACTTTTGGCACAGGTTGATCAGAATGCTAGGCTCACGTACAAGATTTgtgttggcgaggatgagacCTACGAGCAGACTTATGGGAAGCGTGCGATCTGA
- a CDS encoding uncharacterized protein (ID:PFLUO_009503-T1.cds;~source:funannotate), whose translation MDAQYPFASRDDIWRVLDELKELHEAQYEQAERITRLERRRDEDARMKSVWGPLSPFPSSVAGPIPTEPAFHSPPDAFKGFDQGQHGMTSSAVGLDGDDEPRRGASRANSVRFDESAIHGYYGQANRSSTELPLRTGSGLGSHPLTERSLSHRSDGRQSSSGHSHHSARTNSLGLDTSSRMMGSSFSSSPLIPPPGLFLLGPAPCIIRCWLTTTFSNDSLLYAAVCSGSYVSSLGTSMIRKFGLEDLVMHENDQQYIKLPLYLPEASVHQSSSRSGSPTPQLPSLNIRFLVRETDFSDDCIQIILGSDVLRSHNADILFSQDKIVMVDEDHNRISIPIVRPEKDSMFKSLVTVPLQTEPHASNEPNSIGVINKPTTTVPKQTTSAPTSAHASVSEADEAHGPRLPDADPVEAPSTSATSTESASTAPSTKQENAGVGIWGSWRRDSKLDPNAAGGAAGKASRGRTMKVLRPSKTPNRPSSGSTSAPTSATMDHAEDSAPHLPTDSTRYVPPAGDENRSSKFFAPNPVGGASAFGWLNSGQPAGRTANAKP comes from the exons ATGGATGCACAGTATCCCTTTGCTTCCCGTGACGACATCTGGCGTGTCCTTGACGAACTCAAGGAGCTCCACGAAGCACAGTACGAGCAGGCCGAACGCATCACGCGCCTGGAGCGACGCAGAGACGAGGATGCGCGCATGAAAAGTGTCTGGGGTCCTTTGTCGCCGTTTCCTAGCTCCGTGGCCGGTCCCATTCCTACAG AACCCGCCTTTCACTCCCCTCCCGACGCTTTCAAGGGATTCGACCAAGGCCAGCACGGCATGACGAGCTCGGCAGTgggcctggatggcgacgatgagcCCCGGCGGGGCGCATCCAGGGCCAATAGTGTGCGGTTCGATGAGAGCGCTATTCACGGGTACTATGGGCAGGCCAATCGATCCAGCACTGAGCTGCCCCTGCGGACTGGTAGCGGACTGGGAAGCCATCCGCTGACTGAACGGTCTCTCTCTCACCGGTCTGATGGAAGACAGAGTTCATCGGGTCACTCTCATCACTCGGCACGAACCAACAGCCTGGGGCTGGACACGAGCAGCAGAATGATGGGTTCGTCCTTCAGCAGCTCGCCACTGATCCCCCCTCCGGGCTTGTTTCTGCTGGGACCGGCGCCTTGCATCATTCGGTGCTGGCTGACCACGACCTTCTCGAATGATTCTCTCCTGTATGCGGCAGTCTGCTCGGGGTCCTACGTGTCTTCGTTAGGGACGTCGATGATCCGGAAGTTCGGCTTGGAGGATCTCGTTATGCACGAAAATGACCAGCAATACATCAAGCTTCCGCTGTACCTCCCCGAAGCCAGTGTTCACCAGTCTTCGTCACGCTCTGGCAGTCCTACGCCTCAGCTTCCTTCGTTGAACATTCGGTTTTTGGTCCGCGAGACAGATTTCAGCGACGACTGcatccagatcatcctgggGAGTGATGTGCTGCGGTCCCACAATGCAGATATTCTCTTCTCACAGGACAAGATCGTCATGGTTGACGAAGACCACAACAGGATTTCTATCCCGATTGTGCGCCCTGAGAAGGACTCCATGTTCAAGTCTCTGGTCACTGTTCCACTCCAGACAGAGCCACACGCCAGTAACGAGCCCAACTCTATCGGGGTGATCAACAAGCCTACAACCACCGTCCCTAAACAAACTACTTCTGCGCCCACTTCAGCCCACGCCTCAGTCAGCGAAGCCGACGAAGCCCACGGACCCCGCCTCCCAGATGCCGACCCTGTTGAGGCACCATCCACATCCGCCACATCCACCGAGTCCGCTTCTACCGCGCCTTCAACCAAGCAGGAAAACGCTGGAGTCGGCATCTGGGGCTCCTGGCGCCGCGATTCGAAGCTCGACCCCAACGCTgccggcggcgcagcaggcaAAGCGTCCCGTGGCCGAACGATGAAAGTCCTCCGGCCAAGCAAGACACCCAACCGCCCAAGCTCAGGCTCAACTTCCGCCCCAACTAGCGCAACAATGGACCATGCTGAAGACTCAGCTCCCCACCTGCCGACCGACTCGACGCGTTATGTACCACCAGCCGGCGACGAGAATCGCTCCAGCAAGTTCTTCGCGCCAAATCCCGTCGGAGGCGCCTCGGCGTTTGGATGGCTTAATTCGGGTCAACCAGCGGGTCGCACGGCGAATGCGAAGCCCTAG
- a CDS encoding uncharacterized protein (ID:PFLUO_009506-T1.cds;~source:funannotate) has protein sequence MPLDLSLYLVTDSTAAILKERDLGTVVEEALKGGVTVVQYRDKTSDTGVQVETARKLHSITQKYGVPLLINDRVDVAVAIGAEGVHLGQDDMNIKDAKKLLPPNAIIGISTSSIEEAKKAVADGADYLGVGTMFATPTKTNTKSMIGTAGTQAILNAISDSPSVGTVSIGGINHTNVQRVMYQSHSPKKGLDGVAIVSAIMAADDPKAAAEEFAKLIKTPAPFALTLNAPRANEAEALLEEVPRIVRKMVEVHPLVHNMINFVVANFVANVALSIGASPIMSPYGDEATDLCQFDGALLINMGTLTSESISNYLKAIKAYNQRGNPVIYDPVGAGATHIRRNTVRDLMRGGYFDLIKGNEGEIRQAWGSSAVQQRGVDSGPSTLDNQQKATLARDLARRERNIVLLTGATDYLSDGERVIAVENGHPLLGQVTGTGCAIGTISGCFLTSHRSDRLLAVLSGILMYEIAAENAASKEYVRGPGSFVPTFLDELYAIRTAAAKGDDSWFVGRAKVREVKV, from the exons ATGCCGTTAGATCTGTCCCTCTATCTGGTCACAGACTCGACCGCGGCAATCCTCAAGGAACGGGATCTGGGCACGGTCGTGGAGGAGGCTCTCAAAGGAG GCGTCACCGTGGTCCAGTACCGAGACAAAACTAGCGACACGGGAGTGCAGGTCGAGACCGCCAGAAAGCTCCATTCCATCACCCAGAAATATGGGGTCCCTCTTCTGATCAATGACCGGGTCGATGTGGCGGTGGCAATTGGCGCCGAGGGCGTTCATCTCGGTCAAGATGATATGA ATATCAAGGACGCCAAGAaacttcttcctccgaaTGCTATTATTGGTATCAGTACCTCGTCCATCGAGGAGGCCAAGAAGGCTGTCGCCGATGGTGCCGATTATCTCGGCGTTGGGACCATGTTCGCAACGCCAAC TAAAACAAACACCAAGTCCATGATCGGGACTGCAGGAACCCAGGCAATCTTGAATGCTATCAGCGACTCGCCCTCGGTGGGCACCGTCTCCATCGGCGGCATCAACCACACCAACGTGCAGCGGGTGATGTATCAGTCGCACTCGCCTAAGAAGGGCCTCGATGGCGTCGCCATAGTCAGTGCTATCATGGCAGCCGACGACCCCAAGGCCGCAGCCGAAGAGTTCGCCAAGCTGATCAAAACCCCCGCCCCGTTTGCACTGACCCTAAATGCCCCGCGCGCAAATGAGGCAGAGGCGTTGCTGGAGGAGGTACCACGTATTGTTCGAAAAATGGTGGAAGTCCACCCACTCGTTCACAATATGATTAACTTCGTAGTGGCCAACTTTGTGGCAAATGTTGCTCTCTCCAT CGGCGCATCTCCAATTATGTCTCCATATGGCGACGAAGCTACGGATCTATGCCAGTTTGACGGCGCACTTCTCATCAACATGGGGACGCTGACAAGTGAGAGTATCTCCAATTATCTAAAGGCAATCAAGGCATACAACCAACGAGGCAACCCGGTGATCTACGACCCAGTCGGTGCAGGTGCAACTCACATTCGGCGCAACACCGTCAGAGACCTGATGCGGGGCGGCTACTTCGATTTGATAAAGGGTAATGAGGGCGAAATTCGGCAGGCCTGGGGAAGCAGTGCGGTCCAACAGCGTGGTGTGGACAGTGGACCGAGCACCCTTGACAACCAGCAAAAAGCGACGCTGGCTCGGGATCTAGCTCGGCGGGAGC GTAATATCGTTCTTCTTACCGGAGCCACTGACTATCTGAGCGATGGCGAGAGGGTGATTGCCGTTGAGAACGGTCACCCGCTTCTGGGCCAAGTGACCGGC ACCGGATGCGCCATCGGTACCATCTCCGGCTGTTTCCTGACATCTCACCGGTCCGACAGGCTCCTCGCCGTGTTATCAGGTATTCTCATGTACGAGATCGCAGCTGAGAACGCCGCCTCCAAAGAGTACGTTCGAGGACCAGGCAGCTTTGTGCCGACTTTCCTTGATGAGCTGTACGCTATCCGCACTGCAGCTGCCAAGGGAGATGATAGCTGGTTTGTGGGGCGGGCGAAGGTGCGGGAGGTGAAGGTTTAG
- a CDS encoding uncharacterized protein (ID:PFLUO_009501-T1.cds;~source:funannotate) → MPAQVLVSGPELGIRLEGGKKSYSPGDIVSGCIHRSIPTISTSAEATISLHGQSESKVSQSAGYTRKVFVNRCRFFSPRQTTQSLYSDQPLDIQSDSSGASWPFAITIPEYLDPQAIATSDIKQKRSFLELSSDAVAAQAIPSSFQAGNKTIGGFVEYYLQAKFQFVTQRKAFFSRQYTTECHEAIMPLRVEYFSPGPPMMDFPLKRYTTSKQISSQRLIPGMEDTKLSLSQKTQQFLGSSKVPRLMLKFHFDVPTVLQLDNENPVPLNVGLEPIWNSTSDIIREVPQNFTIEYLVVRIKPTTELPMKTERFTVARKAIDVIAEDTVASLDAKIQVPLVVAVDTNKNPETVDIGKIVNFTLSRAAIRKIATQRHGTKLYPSFTTYNISHQYQLSWELHGVMAGEKIKLDGTHYVKLLPPSSSTQNQPAELSEAPPAYVKSEKSKLDGTPNVTSLSPSSSTQNPPTGLPEAPPAYKKGDN, encoded by the coding sequence ATGCCGGCACAAGTCCTCGTCTCTGGGCCAGAATTGGGAATCCGCCTCGAAGGTGGCAAGAAATCGTACAGCCCCGGTGATATTGTCAGTGGTTGCATTCACCGGTCGATACCGACCATCAGCACTAGTGCTGAGGCCACCATATCTCTGCATGGTCAATCCGAATCGAAGGTGTCCCAAAGTGCGGGATATACAAGGAAAGTGTTCGTCAACCGATGTAGATTCTTTAGTCCACGCCAGACAACCCAAAGTCTGTACTCGGACCAGCCTCTGGATATTCAATCTGACAGCAGCGGCGCATCATGGCCTTTCGCTATCACCATCCCAGAATACCTTGATCCACAGGCTATTGCTACTTCAGATATTAAACAAAAGCGGAGTTTTCTGGAGCTAAGCTCTGATGCAGTTGCTGCACAGGCAATCCCATCGAGCTTCCAGGCGGGCAACAAAACGATAGGCGGCTTTGTCGAGTACTATCTTCAAGCAAAGTTTCAGTTCGTTACTCAACGTAAAGCTTTCTTCTCAAGGCAGTACACAACCGAATGCCACGAGGCGATCATGCCGCTGCGAGTCGAGTATTTCTCTCCAGGACCTCCCATGATGGACTTTCCGTTGAAGAGGTACACAACCTCCAAGCAGATCTCCTCCCAGCGGCTCATTCCCGGCATGGAAGACACTAAGCTTTCTTTGTCCCAAAAAACCCAACAGTTTCTTGGCTCGTCTAAAGTACCCCGGCTCATGCTCAAATTTCATTTCGATGTCCCGACTGTTTTGCAGCTAGACAACGAAAACCCCGTCCCTTTGAACGTTGGTCTCGAGCCTATCTGGAATTCTACAAGCGATATCATCCGCGAAGTACCCCAGAACTTCACAATCGAGTACCTAGTCGTACGCATCAAACCTACCACAGAGCTCCCAATGAAGACAGAGAGATTCACAGTCGCCCGCAAAGCCATAGACGTCATCGCCGAAGATACGGTGGCTTCACTTGATGCAAAAATCCAAGTACCCCTTGTGGTGGCTGTAGATACGAACAAGAATCCCGAAACCGTCGACATTGGGAAGATTGTGAACTTCACTTTGAGCCGTGCAGCAATCAGGAAAATAGCGACACAACGTCATGGGACGAAACTTTACCCTAGCTTCACCACGTACAATATCTCGCATCAGTATCAGTTATCATGGGAGTTACATGGAGTGATGGCAGGGGAGAAGATCAAGCTTGATGGCACACACTACGTCAAATTGCTGCCACCCTCATCTTCGACACAAAATCAGCCCGCAGAACTCTCCGAGGCACCACCGGCTTATGTGAAAAGCGAGAAGAGCAAACTTGATGGCACGCCCAACGTCACCTCACTGTCACCTTCGTCTTCGACACAGAATCCGCCTACAGGACTCCCGGAGGCGCCCCCGGCTTACAAGAAAGGGGACAATTGA